TTTTTTTGTGGCATATTATATTCAGTTGTTGGCTTTTGCTGTACAATCTTAATCTGAAATACGTGCTGATGTGCTAATGCGTATATTTGTTTCCTGTACGTAGAAACGTGTTTGTAATATGTCTATATTGCATGTTTTCATGCAGATGCGTTACAGCAGATAGAAACGGAcatattcttttcattatcttcCACTTTACATCGAGAACATCTTATATTGTCGCTGTAGATCTTTTGAGGACCCTAGAGTGTCGACCATGAGCAGCCTTTTGTCCATGGGCAGACCTTCCGGGAACCCCCAGATTGTTTGGTGCACTTGAGCGTGGCTCACTGTGTGGGACCCTTGAAAATGAACCAGTGATTGTGTTCGGTCTTTCAAAGGGTACATAATGATGGAAGGCTGCAACAATCACCACAGTCTCAGTTATGGGCCTGGAGCTACCGCGGTTAGTTATAAACCTACTATGTGAACAGTTGTTAAAGTAGTGTAGCtaccatttttgttttttaaggAAGACCATTAGTTGCGCCTTTTTGGGTGTGCATTCGGTTAACCGAGAAAAACTAATTGTTTCTCTTCCGCATTTTGATCCAGTTGATGCATCTTGTGTATGGTCGCTCGTGTATTCGTGACTGCAtagatgtacatgtatgcatacattaaTCATTACGCATTCTGTGTGTATGAGTACATGAATAAAGATCGGAGGTGGGATGAAGTGTTAACCATATTTCGGGGCAACGAAAGACGTTATATATTCTGTACCTAATCCTACATCGAACATATTCGTTCCTCTGTTCTTTTGTTTCGTAATGAGTATTCCAGGTGCTTCACGTTGATATTAACTACTGAAAATTAAGATAAAGATACCAGAAAAGTTTTACAGGGAACATGTTATACAAGAGTTGCGTCTAGAAAGGTCCAAACGCCAGAATTATATGATATTCAACATACGGCATTGTTCCCAGCATTAAATTGAAACTAAAGACGTGCGTACGTATGAGATATACGAATATTagtgataaagaaaaatgaacaaTGCTCGATGATGAGCACCCTTGTCAGATTTTTtgcttatttacttattttttgagATCTTACGGTTTTGATGATGATTGGATCATTTAAACGAGTAAAAGAAAACGTAGGGAATAACTCTAACCTGAGTCTGGACATCCTCGCTGTAGATGGCGGCGCAAAAGATAGGGGCGATAGCTTGGATAGAGAGGAGGCCGAAGCTGAGTGGGAAGTACCAGTCGCTGTAGTCGAGTGCCGACACAAGCGTCCAATAGAGGAAGCAGATGAGGGAGATCACGTGGTGGAGGACGGTTACTAGCATAAAGGGACCCATAATCTTTTTGAAGGCCCTAATGATGTGCCGCAGCTCAAGCACAGCCTCCTGCAGGCGGCTTATGTCACCTGAGGCGATGCACTTCTGGATGGGCGAGGTACATCTTAAGCCAAATCTAGTGCACTCTAGTATGGACTCCAGTTCTTTCCTGATGTGACAGAGGCAGAGGGAGAATACCTTCGAGGCCATGACCACCCACAGGATGGGCATGGAAAGCGTGTAGCTGTAGATTACGTACACGTACACGAGCGACAGCATCCGCCAAACACCGTCCTCGTTGATCAGGTTGAAGCGTAGCTCGTTCAGGATGTTAACCACGAAGAAAAGAATGCATATGATGAAGCAAATGTACAGAGGCAGGGCGAGGCGGCACGAATGGACTCCGGGCGTCAGCGTCGGGAACTTCCGCTCGAAAGTCATCCAGCTTTCGAGAAATTTGGCCCACTCCTCGTAGTAGATGAGGGAGAGGACGTGGGTGGCCACAGCCGAGATGCTCATGACGGCCACGATGAGGATCATGACGTAGAGCGTGAGGCTGTTGTCGCCGTTGATGGAGGACAGGAGGCAGTCGTAGAAGCAGGGGACGTTGAGGCCGATGCAGCAGATGACCCAGATGGACAGGTAGGGCGAGAATTTCCAGCAGCGGTCCGGGTAGCTGTACGTGATGGTAAAACACCCCCAGATTTTGCTCCAGCGTTCAACATGGACGAATGGAGTGGGGTAAGTCCTCTCGGCAAACGTCTCCAGATCGATGGGGATCGCCGGGAGGTCATCCAAGGTCGTTGGACTGTGCGGAAACATCTCCGTAGATGTTAATCTTACGTAAGCTCTATACGGCTGGTTGGGCGGCCATCTGTTGCTGAGGACTTCTCAGGAGAAAAACAATGGCTTTACGGCATTAATGGTACTTCTTTATCCATAGGCGAATAGATCGTGTTGGCCAAGCAGTCCTTTACTGTTCTTTCCACTATCAAGTCTCAAGGCAAGGATAACATTCATACTATAGTATCAGTGCTCTGAGAATCAAGTGTCACCTTGCAAGTACATTACGCCTGATTCAGAGTCCTGTCGAGTGTGGAGTCCCCGGGAGGACTTCCCAGGGGTGTTATCTTCCATGACAGCCTCTAGTCAACTGGGGCCGCGGGCTCCCGTCACCCGCGCTCCCACTCCACCTTTCTTCAGAAGATCCGCCTCTTGACAACGGAAGacaatagatggatagataagtatATGGAGGGGATCCTTGTTGCTTCATAATTATTATATGAAAATTGTaaaattttcatattcttttacgGCAATATTGGCTTTTATTTCGTTATTCCCGGATTTGGTTTGGAGTAAAGATTTTTAACCGAATGGGTCAGACCGTATCAATACATCAAAAAGCATTATTACGCTTATGATGTTAAAGCCTGAGATGATATCATATATCGTACCTAGTACAGTGTATCAGTTATCCACAGTTTCCAAACTGTGTACAAACTGTAGGCGTATCTTGTATACAAGTTCTAGCAAGATACATCAGCAGCTGCGACAGCCTAGTTTAGTATCGGTCCAGTCCCCAAGCTGCCTCAGTGAAGAAAGTTTGGAGTTTTGTTTATCTATATTTGTTCGTGAAAAATAGGTAATGTTGGGTGCAGATCTCTTACGGCTTTTGATCTTCAAGACATGAGATGTTGGTTTAGAATTAATACAAAGTATCTGGGGATAGTGTAACCATGCTGAGAAGTAGCTTAGGATTGATATTGAATATCTGGAGATAGTGAACCATATCCTTAAGTAATCTAGGATGAAATGAAGTATCTAGCTGTAATGTAACTATGACCAAAATTAGCCTAGTCAATATCAGCTTTGTTATTCATCGTCTAACAGTGTAAAAACAAAGCTTCCAGCCATCATGTCAGGAAAATATGGTGGTTGAATATGTGGGGAAACTCTAGCACCACTAACTTCATACCTTACCTGACACGACCATAGAATTCCCTGCAGCGATCTTTAGTTAAAACTATTATGAAATAGATAGTAATATGCCTAGGAGACTGTTAATGAGTATGACATTATCAACAAGGTCACAGCTAGAGTGATAGAAGTTTAAAATAAGCGCAAAAACAGTTTACGTTTGTTGCATACGGTatttaacaacaataatgagaTGTTCCTTTGATATCGTTATCCTTAGTTAAACTAATTGTAAAGGATAAAAGGCATTATATATTGTTATTCTAGAGTGCGTTGTTAAGGATTGGCTGTGCCTTATAGCCTTTAATCCTTTCCAGACATACGTATTATTATAAAGAAATTTATTTGTAAGGCATAGGAAATGGCTTTTCATACATGCTTTCCCAATTGTCAAGGTAGGTGATGCATACACGGGCTTAAAACGGAATGAGCTCGTCAAAATTTGATGCCAGGAGATAGGACAAAAATTTAACAACCGAACCCGgccatatatataatcattatgatatcGTTTCTGACCTTAATCATTTCCATCTACATTATGAACGTTGATGGAACCGTAAACGCGAAATAGTAATGATAGATATACAGTAAAGTCTTTAGAACCGTAAAATTTTGCAATTTCTTTGTTTACTATTTTGATAAGTTTGGCTTACGGCTGAGGGAATAGAATAAAAATTTTACAGTAAGCTCTAAAGCAGATACATAAAACTAAAATAAGGCAAGTAGTAATTTAAGAATTGCTGATCCTGATTTGCTTCGTCCTTAGACTTCGGGAGTGTATTTGTGTTGTGTCGGTTGACGAGACTGTTTTTCTGAGTTTGATTTGCACATAAATTATCTTTAACATTTCCAGTAATTGTATGACATAGTGCATGATTTATTGGATACGGTACATCGTTTTTAAAATGCAGTAATGAAAGAGTTGTGAGTTCACAAATTGAAAAATGTAAAACTTCAGTCGCGGGGAGTGAAGCTTGTGTAATCTTGTAAGGATCCAGCCAGCTCATAGTAAGTGCAGTGGTTGCAGTTTGGATTTTAGTAGCTAACCTTGTAAATTTAAAGTTATAACAATGAGATTTCACTCGTATTCACAAATTGGTGCATAAGTACCGTATGAAAAACTTTCATCGTGCTGTTAGGTCAGAATTTCAAGTTTTTTCCTCAGTGTTTTTTCCCTAAGCATGTTTCCTCTAGATGATTGCATTTGTTTCACGACCTTTAGCACCACACATGGGCAAGATTTCAATTCTTATCGGTATGATGACATGCTGACCGCCTTACG
The window above is part of the Panulirus ornatus isolate Po-2019 chromosome 55, ASM3632096v1, whole genome shotgun sequence genome. Proteins encoded here:
- the LOC139765493 gene encoding uncharacterized protein encodes the protein MFPHSPTTLDDLPAIPIDLETFAERTYPTPFVHVERWSKIWGCFTITYSYPDRCWKFSPYLSIWVICCIGLNVPCFYDCLLSSINGDNSLTLYVMILIVAVMSISAVATHVLSLIYYEEWAKFLESWMTFERKFPTLTPGVHSCRLALPLYICFIICILFFVVNILNELRFNLINEDGVWRMLSLVYVYVIYSYTLSMPILWVVMASKVFSLCLCHIRKELESILECTRFGLRCTSPIQKCIASGDISRLQEAVLELRHIIRAFKKIMGPFMLVTVLHHVISLICFLYWTLVSALDYSDWYFPLSFGLLSIQAIAPIFCAAIYSEDVQTQKDTLIEPLLILKGTMRDEAAKVKMATLIQHIGRTDTQIDGCGFFVLNKGMATTVVNTVVTYLVVLIQFYGSGR